A stretch of the Streptomyces sp. NBC_01428 genome encodes the following:
- the rpmG gene encoding 50S ribosomal protein L33, with translation MAATDVRPKITLACVECKERNYITKKNRRNDPDRLEMKKHCPRCNAHTAHRETR, from the coding sequence GTGGCTGCCACCGACGTCCGCCCGAAGATCACGCTGGCCTGCGTGGAGTGCAAGGAGCGGAACTACATCACCAAGAAGAACCGGCGTAACGACCCGGACCGACTGGAGATGAAGAAGCACTGCCCGCGTTGCAATGCGCACACCGCGCACCGCGAAACGCGATAA
- a CDS encoding MFS transporter has protein sequence MTQRTARTDRNGPAEQDRSAEQDRPAEQGGPGGPAGTSTEKASGAPDKRRGGAGWALVITSVAGFMAALDNLVVTTALPSIRKDLGGALDDLEWTVSAYTLTFAVLLMFGAALGDRFGRRRLFLVGLSIFTGASAAAAMAPGIDSLIAARAVQGVGAAIMMPLTLTLLTAAVPAARRGMAYGIWGAVNGLAVASGPLIGGSLTEHVSWHWIFWLNVPLGLAVLPLARLRLSESFGNGNPLDFPGTLLASGGLFGIVYGLVRGPAEGWTSPFVLTALFAGAALLAGFVLHGSRARNAMLPMRLFRSRAFAGINAASLLMFLGMFGSIFLLSQYMQGVLGYSPTEAGLRMLPWTGMPMLVAPIAGYLSDRVGGRPVVATGLFLQAAGLAYYASVVAADASYAAQLPALIISGIGMSLYFAPASNLVMSSVRPQEQGIASGANNALREVGGALGIAVMSSIFSAQGGYATPESFIDGLRPALVVGAVVVGLAGLAALAIPSAGRPERAETSGTPAPAPEADRAETVRTGAARAETGALETAAR, from the coding sequence ATGACACAGCGGACGGCACGGACGGACCGGAACGGACCGGCGGAGCAGGACCGATCGGCGGAGCAGGACCGGCCGGCGGAACAGGGCGGGCCGGGCGGTCCGGCCGGGACATCGACGGAGAAGGCGTCCGGGGCGCCGGACAAGCGGCGCGGCGGCGCCGGCTGGGCCCTCGTCATCACCAGCGTGGCCGGATTCATGGCGGCCCTCGACAACCTCGTGGTCACCACCGCCCTGCCCTCGATCCGCAAGGACCTCGGGGGAGCGCTGGACGACCTGGAATGGACCGTGAGCGCCTACACGCTCACCTTCGCCGTCCTGCTGATGTTCGGCGCGGCCCTCGGTGACCGGTTCGGCCGCCGGCGGCTCTTCCTCGTCGGCCTCAGCATCTTCACCGGCGCCTCCGCCGCCGCGGCCATGGCTCCCGGCATCGACTCCCTGATCGCCGCCCGGGCCGTCCAGGGCGTCGGCGCCGCGATCATGATGCCGCTGACCCTCACCCTGCTGACCGCGGCGGTTCCCGCCGCACGGCGCGGGATGGCGTACGGGATATGGGGCGCGGTGAACGGACTCGCGGTCGCCTCCGGACCCCTCATCGGCGGCAGCCTCACCGAACACGTGTCCTGGCACTGGATCTTCTGGCTGAACGTCCCGCTGGGGCTCGCCGTCCTCCCGCTCGCCCGGCTGCGGCTGTCGGAGTCGTTCGGCAACGGCAACCCGCTGGACTTCCCCGGCACCCTGCTCGCCAGCGGCGGCCTCTTCGGGATCGTCTACGGCCTGGTCCGCGGGCCCGCCGAGGGATGGACCAGCCCGTTCGTGCTGACCGCCCTGTTCGCGGGTGCCGCGCTGCTCGCCGGGTTCGTCCTGCACGGCAGCCGCGCCAGGAACGCGATGCTCCCGATGCGGCTCTTCCGCTCCCGCGCCTTCGCCGGGATCAACGCGGCCAGCCTGCTGATGTTCCTCGGGATGTTCGGCTCGATCTTCCTGCTCAGCCAGTACATGCAGGGTGTGCTCGGCTACTCGCCGACCGAGGCGGGCCTGCGGATGCTCCCCTGGACCGGGATGCCGATGCTGGTCGCACCCATCGCCGGCTACCTCTCCGACCGCGTCGGCGGCCGTCCCGTCGTGGCGACCGGGCTCTTCCTCCAGGCCGCCGGGCTCGCCTACTACGCCTCCGTGGTCGCCGCCGACGCCTCGTACGCGGCGCAGCTGCCCGCGCTGATCATCAGCGGCATCGGGATGTCCCTCTACTTCGCCCCCGCGTCCAACCTGGTCATGTCCAGCGTCCGGCCGCAGGAGCAGGGCATCGCCTCCGGAGCCAACAACGCGCTGCGCGAGGTGGGCGGTGCGCTCGGTATCGCGGTCATGTCCTCGATCTTCTCGGCGCAGGGCGGCTACGCGACGCCAGAGAGCTTCATCGACGGACTGCGGCCGGCACTGGTCGTCGGCGCCGTGGTGGTGGGTCTCGCGGGTCTCGCCGCGCTGGCCATCCCGAGCGCCGGACGCCCGGAACGCGCCGAGACGAGTGGGACACCGGCGCCCGCTCCCGAAGCGGACCGGGCCGAGACGGTTCGGACCGGTGCCGCCCGGGCGGAGACCGGCGCCCTGGAGACCGCCGCCCGCTGA
- a CDS encoding MaoC family dehydratase N-terminal domain-containing protein — MALDQSFVGRSYPPTDPYEVGREKIREFAEAVGDGNPAYTDPEAARALGHPDVIAPPTFVFAITFKAAGQVVQDPQLGLDYSRVVHGDQKFAYTRPVRAGDRLTVTSTIESIKSLAGNDILDIRGEVHDEAGEHVVTAVTKLVARAAEVG; from the coding sequence ATGGCGCTCGACCAGTCCTTCGTGGGGCGGTCCTACCCGCCCACCGACCCCTACGAGGTCGGCCGGGAGAAGATCCGCGAGTTCGCGGAGGCCGTCGGCGACGGTAACCCCGCGTACACGGACCCCGAGGCCGCGCGAGCGCTCGGACACCCTGACGTGATCGCCCCGCCGACCTTCGTGTTCGCCATCACGTTCAAGGCCGCCGGGCAGGTCGTCCAGGACCCGCAACTGGGCCTCGACTACAGCCGGGTGGTGCACGGTGACCAGAAGTTCGCGTACACCCGGCCCGTGCGCGCCGGCGACCGGCTGACGGTCACCTCGACCATCGAGTCGATCAAGTCCCTCGCGGGCAACGACATCCTGGACATCCGTGGCGAGGTCCACGACGAGGCGGGCGAGCACGTCGTGACAGCGGTCACGAAGCTTGTGGCGCGCGCGGCGGAGGTGGGCTGA
- a CDS encoding MaoC family dehydratase, with translation MAAKISYADVEVGTELPAGTFSVTRATLVQYAGASGDFNPIHWNEKFAVEVGLPDVIAHGMFTMAEAVRVVTDWVGDPGAVVEYGVRFTKPVVVPNDDKGATIEVSAKIGAKLDDNTVRVDLTATSAGQKVLGMSRAVVRLA, from the coding sequence ATGGCGGCGAAGATCTCTTACGCGGACGTCGAGGTCGGCACCGAGCTGCCGGCCGGGACCTTCTCCGTGACCCGTGCCACGCTCGTCCAGTACGCGGGCGCCTCCGGGGACTTCAATCCGATCCACTGGAACGAGAAGTTCGCCGTCGAGGTGGGTCTCCCCGACGTGATCGCGCACGGCATGTTCACCATGGCCGAGGCCGTCCGCGTCGTCACCGACTGGGTCGGCGACCCGGGCGCGGTCGTCGAGTACGGCGTGCGGTTCACCAAGCCCGTCGTCGTCCCGAACGACGACAAGGGCGCCACCATCGAGGTCAGCGCCAAGATCGGCGCCAAGCTCGACGACAACACCGTGCGCGTCGACCTCACGGCGACGAGCGCGGGCCAGAAGGTCCTCGGGATGTCCCGCGCGGTCGTACGACTGGCCTGA
- a CDS encoding TetR/AcrR family transcriptional regulator, which yields MVRMSAGERRESVVRAAMSEFARGGYYGTSTEAIAKRVGVSQPYLFRLFPGKKAIFLAAAERCMDLARQTMEEASEGLEGEEALHSMANAYVKVIAEHPERLLMQMQMYVAVAAAEEAGDHELGEAVRAGWMRLWDTVHVPLGAQVDDTATFMAYGMLINCLVSMGFPPEHRVWEGLYPSARVTGRLEK from the coding sequence ATGGTCAGGATGAGCGCAGGAGAGAGGCGCGAGAGCGTCGTCCGCGCGGCGATGAGCGAGTTCGCCCGGGGCGGCTACTACGGCACGTCCACCGAGGCGATCGCCAAGCGTGTGGGTGTCTCGCAGCCGTATCTCTTCCGGCTCTTCCCGGGCAAGAAGGCGATCTTCCTGGCGGCCGCCGAGCGGTGCATGGACCTCGCGCGGCAGACGATGGAGGAGGCCTCCGAAGGTCTGGAGGGCGAGGAAGCCCTGCACTCCATGGCGAACGCCTATGTGAAGGTCATCGCGGAGCACCCGGAGCGGCTGCTCATGCAGATGCAGATGTACGTCGCGGTGGCGGCGGCCGAGGAGGCCGGCGACCACGAGCTCGGCGAAGCGGTGCGGGCCGGCTGGATGCGGCTGTGGGACACGGTGCACGTGCCGCTCGGCGCGCAGGTCGACGACACGGCGACGTTCATGGCGTACGGCATGCTCATCAACTGCCTGGTGTCGATGGGGTTCCCGCCCGAGCACCGGGTCTGGGAAGGGCTGTATCCGTCGGCGCGGGTCACGGGCCGGCTGGAGAAGTAG